The segment GAGAAGTCCGGCGGGCTCGACCGCAAGGGCCGGGACTTCACCCTGTGGAACACCGACGTCCTCAACCCCACCGCGGCGGGCGAGTTCACCGCCGGGCGCGGCGCGGCGGACCCGAGGGCCGACCGGACGAGCACGGAGTTCGACCCGTACTACGTCTCGATCCCGTTCTTCTACCACCACCACTACCCCGCGCGGCTCATGGCCGGGTCGTTCGTCGACAACGGCTACCGCGCGCACTACGACTTCACCCCGTCCGAGGCGTACTCCTTCACCTTCCTCGGCGGCCAGTGGACCGAGTACGTCTTCGCCGGCCCCTCGATGCGCGAGATCCTCTCGGCCTACACCGGGCTCACCGGCCGCACCCAGCCGCCGCCGCTGTGGTCGCTGGGCTACCACCAGTGCCGCTGGTACGACTACGACCAGGCCGCCGTCGAGGCGCTCGCCGAGCGGCACCGGCACGACGGCGTCCCCTGCGACGCGCTCTGGCTCGACATCGACTACATGGACGGCTACCGGGTCTTCACCTGGGACCGGCAGAAGTTCCCCGACGCGCCCGGCATGCTGCAGCGTCTGCGCAGCAAGGGATTCCGCGTCATCACCATCATCGACCCGGGCGTGAAGCACGACCCGGGCTATCCGGTGTTCGAGGAAGGGCTGCGGGAGGGGCACTTCTGCCGCACCGAGGGCGGTGACGTCTACATCGGGCAGGTCTGGCCGGGCAACACCGCCTTCCCCGACTTCACCCAGGAGGAGACCCGCGCCTGGTGGGGCCGGCTCAACGCCGCCCACGTCCAGTCCGGGCTCGCCGGCATCTGGAACGACATGAACGAGCCGGCGACGGGCGACATCTCGCCCCTGCCCATGCGGTTCGAGGGCGGGCGCTCGTCGCACGAGCGCTTCCACAACCAGTACGCCCTGCTGATGGCGATGGGCACGACGGCCGGGCTGCTCGAGGCGATGCCGGACAGGCGGACGTTCGTGCTGTCCCGCGCCGGCTTCGCCGGCATCCAGCGCTACGCCGCGAACTGGATGGGCGACAACATGTCGCGCTGGGACCACCTGTGGCTCTCGATCCCGATGGCCGCGGGCTTCGGGATCTCCGGGCAGGCCTTCGTCGGCGCCGACGTCGGGGGCTTCGCCGGCGGCTCCAACGCCGAGCTCTTCCTGCGCTGGATGCAGTACGGCGCGCTGACCCCGTTCTTCCGCAACCACTCGGCGACGGGCAACGTCGACCAGTACGTGTGGGCGTTCGGGGACGTCGTCCAGGAGCTGGCGACCGAGGCGGTGCGGCTGCGCTACCGGCTGCTGCCGTACATCTACGCGGCCTTCCTCACCGCCGCCGAGACCGGGCTCCCGGTGCAGCGCCCGCTGGTGCTGGACTTCCAGGACGACGACACCGTGCGCGGGATCGACGACGCGTACCTCTTCGGCCCGGACCTGCTCGTGGCCCCGGTGCTCGCGGCCGGGCAGACCTCCCGGCAGGTCTACCTGCCGGAGGGCAGCTGGCACGACTTCGCCACGGGAGAGGTGCTGCAGGGCAGGCGCTTCGTCCTCGCGGCGACCCCGATGGAGCGGATCCCGCTCTACGTCCGCGGTGGCGCCGTCGTGCCGATGTGGACCGAGGCCCCGGCGTCGACGGACGGCTTCTTCCCCCGGGCGCTCGAGCTGCACGTCTTCGTCCCGCTCGAGGACGGCAGCTGGACGTCCTTCGTCCAGGAGGACGACGGGGTCACCTTCGCCGCCCGGGACGGCGCGCGGCTACGGACGACCTTGACGCTCACCCGCAGCGGCCGGAGCGTCGAGCTGGCGGCGACCGTCGTCGGCGAGGGCTACCCCGAGCACCGGCGCGAGGAGCTGCACGTCGTGCTCCACGGCGCCGCCGCCGGGCGGGTGGCGGTCGACGGCACTGCGGTCGAGCCGAGCGACGAGCGCTGGGTGCTTCCCAACAGCGGCACGGGCTTCCTGCTCGAGGCCGAGCTGCTCGGCTGAGGGGGTGCGCCGGTCCCCGAGCGCGAGCAGCCCGAAGCAGGCCCAACCCACGGCGGCGAGCAGCACCACGGTGACGCCGCGGAAGAGCAGCACGGCCGCGAGCGCCTGCCCCGCCGGGACGCCGCGGCTCGTCAGCACCAGGGCGAGCGTGCCGTCCACGGTGCCGATACCGGCGGGGAGCAAGGGGATGCTGGACGCGGCCATGCCCGCGGCGTACGCGAGCATCACGGTCGCGAGCGAGAGGTGCCCGGTCACCACGGCCGAGCAGGCGAAGACCAGCGAGGCGAGGTCGAGCAGCCAGTTGGCGACGGCGGCGCCCGACGCCTCCGCCCACATGCGCGCCGGCGGGCGGACGGAGAGGAAGTCCTCCAGCCCGCGGAGCACGCGGAAGGACGTGCCGGCACGGACCCACCGCACCCGGCGCTCGGCCGTGCGGAGGACGGCGCCCGCGCCGCGCTCGAGCAGGTGCGGGCGGCGCACGAGAGCGCGCCCGGCGAGGACGAGCAGGACGGCGACGACCAGCTCGACCGCGGCCTGCTCCACCCCGTCGCCGTGCCGCTGGCCCGCCAGCGTGGCCCCCACCGCGGCGATGAGGGTGAGCGCGAGGCTGGAGACGGCGCCGGACGCGACCATCCCCCACGCCACCGCGTGCGGCTCCGCGCCCCAGCGCCGCATCCGGCGGTAGGTGTAGGCCGAGCCGGCGAGGCTGCCGCCGGGCAGCGTGATGTTGACCGCGTTGCACGCGTACGCCATGAGCACGGCGCGGCGCAGGCCGAGCCGCGCGCCGGCCGCCCGCAGCGTGACCCGCTGGAGGACGGCGAAGGCGGTCATCGACCCGGTGTTGGCGACGACCGCGAGCAGGAGCCAGGCGGGGTCCAGCCGGGCGAGCGTGCCCGCGGTCGAGCGCGCCTGGCGCGCGAACAGCAGCGCCTCGACGAGGAGGAGGACCGCGACGAGGGCGAGCAGCAGCGGCCGCAGCCGCCTGGTCCTCCCGCTCGCTCCCACCCGTCCAGTCTGCCTCGCGCCCGGTGCGGTCACCCGCCGGAGGCGGGAGGCGTCAGCCGGAGGAGGAGCGGGCGCGGACGGCGTCGGCGAAGGCGTCGCCGCGGGCGCCGTAGTCGCGGAACTGGTCCATCGAGGCGCAGGCCGGCGCCAGCAGCACGGTGTCGCCGGGCTGGGCGAGCCGCGCGGCGGCGTCGACCGCCTCGGCCATCGCGCGTGCGCCCTCCCCCTCCCCTGCGGCGACCTCCACCACCGGGACGTCCGGCGCGTGCCGCTGCAGGGCGGCGGCGACGAGCTCGCGCTCGCGGCCCAGGAGCACCACACCGCGGAGCCGGTCGCGCGCGCCCGCGACGAGCTCGTCGAACGACGCGCCCTTCGCGAGGCCGCCGGCGACCCACACCACCGAGGGGTACGCCGCGAGCGAGGCCGCGGCGGCGTGCGGGTTGGTCGCCTTGGAGTCGTCGACCCAGTCGACCCCGTCCAGCGTCGCGACGAGGGCGATCCGGTGCGCGTCCGGCCGCCAGGCGCGCAGGCCGGCGCGGACGGCCGCGTCGTCGACGCGGTACGCCGGGTGCAGGGCCAGCGCGAGGCCCGCAGCGGCGAGCGCGTTGGCGAGGTTGTGCGGTGCGGCCGGCGCGACGTCGTCGACGGACGCGAGCTCCTCGTCGCCGTGCTCGGTGCGGTCGACGAGCGCGCCGTCGACGACGCCGAGCTGCCCGGGTGCCGGCACGCCGAGGGTGAAGCCGCGCGGGGCGTGGGCTGTCCGGACGAGCCCTGCGACCAGCGGGTCGTCGGCGTTGTAGACCGCCTCCTCGACGCCCTGCCAGACCTTCGCCTTCGCCGCGGCGTAGGCCTCCATCGACCC is part of the Motilibacter rhizosphaerae genome and harbors:
- the murD gene encoding UDP-N-acetylmuramoyl-L-alanine--D-glutamate ligase, with translation MSAGLPARAVVAGLGVSGPSAVRALLERGVAVTAVDAREDAAAAAELEALGAEVRLGPAAVEQLPPTDLVVTSPGWRPTQPLLAAAGAAGVPVWGDVELAWRLRGPHAAPWLAVTGTNGKTTTVRMLASILGAAGRRAIAAGNVGVPVLDAVLAAEPYDVIAVELSSYQLHWSSSVRPVAGAVLNLAPDHLDWHGSMEAYAAAKAKVWQGVEEAVYNADDPLVAGLVRTAHAPRGFTLGVPAPGQLGVVDGALVDRTEHGDEELASVDDVAPAAPHNLANALAAAGLALALHPAYRVDDAAVRAGLRAWRPDAHRIALVATLDGVDWVDDSKATNPHAAAASLAAYPSVVWVAGGLAKGASFDELVAGARDRLRGVVLLGRERELVAAALQRHAPDVPVVEVAAGEGEGARAMAEAVDAAARLAQPGDTVLLAPACASMDQFRDYGARGDAFADAVRARSSSG
- a CDS encoding glycoside hydrolase family 31 protein — translated: MEIALTGTAGTPSPTLPDTSAYLVFSKVDAVEETERGVLAHLHGEQLRIELVRDDVVRLKMSRAGRFDESPTYAVCTDPLSAPVDFTVEREPGVVRLRTSGLVLTLGLEPFRVDVHRPDGSPVIETAEDESGRPVAYATLNDAFTVRRRCRQEDAFYGLGEKSGGLDRKGRDFTLWNTDVLNPTAAGEFTAGRGAADPRADRTSTEFDPYYVSIPFFYHHHYPARLMAGSFVDNGYRAHYDFTPSEAYSFTFLGGQWTEYVFAGPSMREILSAYTGLTGRTQPPPLWSLGYHQCRWYDYDQAAVEALAERHRHDGVPCDALWLDIDYMDGYRVFTWDRQKFPDAPGMLQRLRSKGFRVITIIDPGVKHDPGYPVFEEGLREGHFCRTEGGDVYIGQVWPGNTAFPDFTQEETRAWWGRLNAAHVQSGLAGIWNDMNEPATGDISPLPMRFEGGRSSHERFHNQYALLMAMGTTAGLLEAMPDRRTFVLSRAGFAGIQRYAANWMGDNMSRWDHLWLSIPMAAGFGISGQAFVGADVGGFAGGSNAELFLRWMQYGALTPFFRNHSATGNVDQYVWAFGDVVQELATEAVRLRYRLLPYIYAAFLTAAETGLPVQRPLVLDFQDDDTVRGIDDAYLFGPDLLVAPVLAAGQTSRQVYLPEGSWHDFATGEVLQGRRFVLAATPMERIPLYVRGGAVVPMWTEAPASTDGFFPRALELHVFVPLEDGSWTSFVQEDDGVTFAARDGARLRTTLTLTRSGRSVELAATVVGEGYPEHRREELHVVLHGAAAGRVAVDGTAVEPSDERWVLPNSGTGFLLEAELLG